The DNA segment CCTGGCAAACCGAGACTTGTCCGGTTTCACGCAGTTCCTGGTAAATTTGCCGTATGGTCCCTGATTCAAGCTTTTGAGAAATCAATGGCCAAAGGGCAGAGACTTCACGTTTTGCTTGACCCCAGCGTTTCACAGACACAAAATCCCCGCATCGTGATCATTTGGTCACGATTCGGCGATAGGACTTAAATCCGCATCCTGGTCCGAACGCGCCATCACGACGGCGATTTCCGAAGCACAAACGCCTATTCTCTATCTCGACGGGATGTCGGCTGTGACCATCTCGGCTCGGCTGGTGATGGGTACTGGCGGCACCAGTGCCAAAGCCTACGTTCAAACTTCGTTGGATCAGGGCAACACCTGGATCGACATTGCGTGCTTCGCGTTCGCCACGACCGGCGCCGTAAAGGTCATGAATGCGAGCGGCCTGACTCCCCGGACCACCCCGATTACTCCGACCGATGGCGCGCTTGCTGACGATGCCGTGGTGGACGGCGTGCTCGGTGATCGGCTGCGCGTGAAGGTCGTGACGACCGGCACCTATAGCAATGCGGTCGTAAGCGTGCGGGCGGTGGTTCGATGATACCGGAAGTCGCCGCGCTTGATCGTGCCATTGCGCGTGTCGGCCAGCCGATCACGATCACGCGGACCACTGGCAGCCTCCCCAATCAAGTCATGTTGTCGTTGGAATGCCGCGCCATCGTGCGCGCATACAAGACGGAACAGTTGATTGGCACCATCACACAGGGCGACTCGAATGTGATCCTGTCACCCACCGATATCATGCGTGCGCAATGGCCCGGTGGTCAGATGCCCACGACCACGACTGATACCCGCATCCCCAAGACCACGGACAAGGTCGTCTTCCTGGGCCGCACCTGTTCGATCATCGCTGTCAAACCGCTCTATATCCGTGGTGAGTTGGCTCGCATTGACTTGCAGGTGAGGGGCTGACCGATGCCCTACGCTGCCCCTCGCATCTGTGGTTGCGGTGCCATCATCCCGGCAGGACGGCCATGTCCTCGCTGTGCCTCCAAGCGCGTTCGGACGGATGCCATTGACCGGCAGTATGGAACCCAAGCGTGGAGGAAGCTGGCCTTATCCGTGATCTGGCGAGACCAAGGCATTTGCCAAGTGTGCGGCAGGCCCGGTGCGGATACTTCGCACCATGTGATCGAGAAGCGCGACGGTGGTTCGGACGATCCCTCAAATCTCAAAGCAATTCATCGCTCTTGTCATAACCGCACCCATGGCCGTCGAGGGGGATAGGGGGTTCATTTTTTCCCCACCATGGGAGCCGCGACCGATGTGGGGTCACGCTTTTGAGAGAAGAGAATTGAGCAAATCGCCTACAAGGGTACGAAAATGAAGGGTCGAAAGCCAGAACTGAAAGCCGTAGATGGCGGATTGTCTCGCTTTCCGCCTGCCCCCTCGTGGCTGCCCGACGAAGCCAAGGCGGAATGGAAGCGCGTCACTCCCGGTCTTAAACAACGTCAAACCTTGACCAAGGAGGACTTGCCAGTTCTCGAAGCCTATTGCCTCGCCGCCGGGACCATAAGACGGATGCAACAGGTCATCGCTGTTGAGGGCGATATGGTGACGAACGACAAGGGCGACCAGAAGCGACACCCGGCATTTCAAACACTCTTCCAATCGCTCACAGAGTTTCGCCGTTTGGCTGCGGAGCTTGGCCTATCACCTGCAAGTCGCAACAAGGCTCTTTCCGCCAATGGCGGTAACGATGATCTTGCGGACCTTGATCTATGAGCACCAGCGCCTACCCCGAATGGCTGTTTGACGGCTCCGACATCCCCGACCCCCTCGGACATGGCGAACGGGCTGTGAATTTCCTTCGCCGCCTGCGTCATCCCAAGTCCCGCTTGCCCGGTCGTGCATTCGATCTGACGCCTTGGCAGGAACGGATTGTCCGCAAGATCTATGGTCCCTGCCATCCTGACGGGCGGCGGATCGTCCGCACGGTCGTCATGCTCCTGCCCCGTGGTAATCGGAAAACATCGTTGGGCGCTGGTCTGGGCCTGCTGCATTCC comes from the Magnetospirillum sp. 15-1 genome and includes:
- a CDS encoding phage terminase small subunit P27 family gives rise to the protein MKGRKPELKAVDGGLSRFPPAPSWLPDEAKAEWKRVTPGLKQRQTLTKEDLPVLEAYCLAAGTIRRMQQVIAVEGDMVTNDKGDQKRHPAFQTLFQSLTEFRRLAAELGLSPASRNKALSANGGNDDLADLDL